The Trichoderma breve strain T069 chromosome 2, whole genome shotgun sequence DNA segment ACTTTGACATGCCTCAACAGTCATTGACGTTGGCCCGTTGGGAACCCCCTCGGCAGTCAGTGCTCGAGCGTTGACACTATCTGTATAGCATCCTCTGGAGGTCCATCCGGTGCTCGCGGGGGGCGGAGCTCCAGTTGCGGTCGCCAGTTGGTACACGTTAAGGCGATTTGGGCCTCCACATGTTTCCTGCGGCGCACCGCTACAGGTCATGGTGCACTGAGCATTTCCGTCAGAAGCAGGGCCGCCTCCGTTTTCGAACTTGGTATCGCACCCTAGATATCGTTAGTCCTATAAGAGTATCATCGTCCTTGATACAATACTTACAGCATTCTCCCGAGTATTCAAGACCCGCAATAGTATATCCAGCAGCTTTGCAAGCCGTCTCGCACGCCTCGACCGACATGGCAGATGCACCTCCTGCGACTTGAACCTGGTTGGCTAGAGTTCGACCATTCACGTTGTCAGAGTAGCATCCTAGGGAACTCCATCCAGTTTGCTTGGGCGGTGAGCTAGTGGTGATGGTCGACATTGTTGTCGGACCCTTTGTTGTGGAGCTAGGAGGAGGGGGGTTCGTGCCTCCACTGCCAGAAGCAAGCCGGAAGAGAGCAATGACATCAGCGAAGGcgttggcattggcagaagaagccgccAGCACATTTCCATTCTCCGTGATCGAGTTGACGACGCCAACTGTTCCCAAGTTGTAGATGTTAATGTTGGTCAGCGTGCCTTCGAGGTCGACGATGTTATTTTGGCAATTTTGCGGCTCCACACCATTGTTGCAGCCTTTTACTTGTTAGCTTACTTCTATAGATTGAAAGAGACAACGAATTACCTTTTCCATCGTTGTTTTCGAAGAAAGAATACAAGCCGGCAGCATAGATGAGAACATTCTTGGAGCCAAGGATTCTCAGGCCCCAAGCCTCAGCACATCGGCCAGATTGGCCGGCGCAGGAAGTTGCAAAGTTGGGGTCATTTATAGCAGAATTGACGGTGAAGGGAGTTGGGGCGAGGGGATTTGGTTGGTAGTACCTGGTCGGAATTTATTAGCCATGAGCAAATGAGGGCGATTGATATACCTACGGTGTCTCTGTCTGAATAACTCCTGCATAGATGTTTTGGGTGTTGGCAAACTGATACTGATACAGAACGTGGTGCTCAACAGCTGTTCCGACACTGGAAGAGCGCGTCAGTAGATTGCTCAAAGCAAAATAGAAGAGAAAACTTTGGGACTCGGATAGAAGATATCACATACAACCAGAAAGTTCCTGCAGTGCTTTCCACATACAAGCCTCTGCCGctgaagatggtgatttgCGAGTTGTTTGCGTCTTCAATGTCGTGGTCTGCAGTCCAGAGCCAGTTCTGTTCACGTTAGCTAGTGACCAAGCTTCCACGCTGGGTTGACTTACATTCTCCATGTACAGGTTGCTTGCGCTGGACGTGATATGCATGGACATGTAGGCACCGATACAAGCTGTGTTGACAGCCGTGCTACCCGCAGTCACCGGACATTGTGCAAGCTGGAGGTTTGATCCCTTGAAGCCACCAATTCTGGTATGTACGTCCCACATACCACTGGGGGTTCCAGAAGTAGCCAAGTTCCACTCGATGAGaacagctccagcttgtgTGCCTTGGGTGGCTACAATCATGTCTGACCATTCCACCTGCCCAGTCTGGCCAGGCGTACCCACTTGAACAACAGGCTTGGGGTTGTTCTGGTCATTGAAGAAGCTTCCAGAAGACAAGATGATGGGGTATTCTTCTCCGACCAGCTTCGCACCAGGGGGGATCTTGAGGGTGCTAGTAACGCGGTAAATACCAGCGTCAAAGTACACGATTTGGCCTGCAGCGGTTGCActgttgatgatgttttgTAGAGCAGCGGTGTCGTCCGTAACCGCGTTACCTGGATTCGCACACTAGGTTAGCACTCAAATCTCTACACATCACAGGCACTCATGCTCACCAGTGGCGCCGGCAGATCGAACGCTCTTGAATGACGAAACCGGCAGGGTTTCGTATTGAGGCTTCGAGCGCGTGTAATACTTGGATCCGCTTAAGAGTGATGAGGGACGGGCATTTGCTGCGATAGTGCCTTGGAACGATGTCGGTCCATTTGGAGTATACTGATGGCCCTGACCCCATGCAGCGATTGTCGTAGTTCCGCCAGCCAGAAGAGTAGCACCGCTGGTCGATTGAACGGCCACTGGAACATTATTGAGAGAAAGGTTCTCAATGATGAGGCTGTTGGATGTGGGGGGCGTTTGGTTTGAACTGTAGCTGGTCCTGATTCCGACTGGTGTTCCGGTGATAGAACTGTCAATCAGTGTAATAGACTCGGCGGACGAGATGTCAATTCCCAATCCAcagttgttgatgctgatgccctGGTAAACCCACTCCCAGGTAAAGCCACTGACAATGGCTGTCCCACAGTTGTTGAATACCAAGTTGCGCATCGTGAACTGTTGATTACCTACAGCTGCACCGATCAAGCCACCGTTGAAAGTCAAGTCTGTGAGGAATCCAGCAGAGCCTATGGAGCTATTAGCTAGGAACAGATGAAAAGTGTCGTGGCTCTGTAAGACATACCATTTTCGACGAAAAGACCAACTTGTTGATTTCCAGACGCAGTACTCATTGTGACCTGGATGTTCTGCAAGCTTGTCGCCTGGGCTGTCGGCCAATGGATACCATACGTCTTGGGGGCAGAAGCCGGCATAGATGTCATATCAAGCTTAAAATTGCGCACTTGACGATAGAACACGTTGGTAGAAATCCAGTTGGGGTCATTGGGGTTGTTGTCGCCATAGTAGGTATCACCATCAATGAGAGCAATACCGTTGAAGTTCGCCGTCGCCTTAATGGTGGGAAGATTGGTCGCATCACCAATGATGTTGGTATAGTATTGATCAATGATGGGAGTCGAAATCAGGTATGTTCCAGCCGGGAAGTACACTATCGCCGGAGTCAAAGTGCTGGATTTGCAGAGTCGGCCACATCGACCCCCTGACAGGATGGCATTGTTAATTGCTGCCGTGTCGTCGGTAACACCATCACCTTGAGTATTCTACGTCAGTAACTGTAAGACACCCAATGAAATGAGGGAGAATAATTATACCCTTTGCGCCAAAGTCCTTTACATTGCGGTATACGGTGTAACCACTGGGTGCGAAAGGCGCAATTCCTTGTTTGGCAATATTCTCATACCAATAAGACGAAGCACGCTTTTCCACAGCGGGTTCAGCCTCGGCCCCAGGGACAATCACGCCCCGGCACGTCGCTGCAAGCGCGAGGGCCGAAAGAACGACGGAGCGCATGAAGCCCATGATGATAGAAGCTCTCTGCGCAGCTTCGCAGTTACAATGGATGAGCCAAGTAGCAGGGTGACAGAAGAGACTTCCCAGGGGGCTCTATGCTCTTAAAtcattttgaagaagaatactGAAACACGGCAAGTGGGCATGGATAAATTACGCTTAATGGGAGTTGAGAACTCCGCGATTCAGTtagacaaaagaaaagggcctTTTAGTCAACCACGAGGAAGCTTTCCATGAGCCATAGATGGAGAACGACCGAGAAAGTCATCGCGATTGCGTTGCAAAAGACGAGCTATGATGGCAATAGCTCGGCACCCCTTACCCGGTAACCTTGCTCGTGGGTAGACAAATAGGGCCCAATAAAGAATAGGCCCGAGATGATGCCAGCTGTTCATGCTAGTGAAGCGTTCTTTCTATGCATCTTTGGCGGCAGAGAGTCCGGGGTGGGAGATGTGGGCTTCGGCGATGTTTGGCGGTTGGACCGACATGAAGCCTAGTCATCTATTCCGAACGGTCACGCATTGAACGGGCGCTCGTGCTGTGGGAAGAGAAACTGAGAACAACGCCGAAACCAGTCTGGACTCTGGACGCGGCGCTCTCGCAAATCAAGTTTCCGCAACCTGGGGTGGAGCGCGTGTTCAGTTTAGCATTTCTCGCGCCGAAACCTGCGATGCtcaaaggggaaaaggcCCAGACAACGTGAGATGAGCAGAGCCAGAAGTCATGCGGTCGCGGAATCTCGGACTCCAGGGTCAGCCCAGCCCAAGTCCAGCCCCATGTGCCGAGTAGCTCCGAACACCGGTACCAGGGAGCATCTCATTAGGACCGAAATCTGCTGCAGAGTTGTGGCTTCTTGCCGCATATATGCGGGGTGATAGCGAGTCTGGGGTCGAGACTCCAGACTTCCCCAGGATGGCAAAATAAAAGCGCGGAGAGCAGGACGAGGTGTAATTGGCGCGGACCCCGGCAGATCGGCAGGGCCAAATACGGCCGGGAATCACCTATGAGTATCGGTGATATGCCACAGCGGGACATGCCTAGGCAGAATTGCCACATGTGGCCACGGGTTGATTTGTATGGGTTACTTTCTGGTCATTCTCCCACCACTTATCTCCCGCAGATATTAAGATGATGTAATAGTTAGTTGACGGCTGAATCAAGCCAACCTGGTCTGTCAATTAACCCAATTCATTTTTGCCAGCTAGACTATCGTCATGAGAGCTCCTTTGTCTGCTCCGTATGCTGCGTGCTGTCCTCCTGCCCTTTTTAGATTCAGTTTTTAACATCGCTTACGCAAGAAGAATTACTGTCGCATGTTCAATGGAGTCAATATTGAATAAAATCTGCCATGGAATGTGCTTGGTGGAATATATTTAGATATGTAAGCAAACTACTAACCATGAGATTCGGCTCGGGGTGTGTGGggttgaaagaagaaaaaaaaaactcacaAAGATTCGCTTTGTGATTCTATAATTTCAACCTATCTATAATAGTCCATTAAACCCTGAGAAGTGATAAGTTTTCCAAGGAATACATGGAGGAGAATTATCACTCTCTGGTAATTAAGTCCCTTTCAAGGTGAATTACATCTTCTAGAATAGTATGTGGAATATCACGATGAAGACTTTGGGTATCTTTCTGTTATCATGTGTAGGTTAGGTATAATATTTTATTGATGAAAGGTCTTAGTTGTCTATCATACAGTCGGGGTTAGGACCTCTCGTATACACGATCTACGAGATCCGTAGAGACCGATTGGTCAGGGATACCCTGCAGTCAACACTTTCCGACTAAACCAAATCATATTGTAAACCAAATCATATTCCCGTTCAGTGCTGGCTCAAGGTCTAATCCCACTTGAGCGACTTTATTATCAGCATCTACTTTGAACGACGCTCGTACAACCAAGTGGTCGCGCGGATCCTCGTTCAGAGTCATAAGAGTGGCCAACCAAGATTCCTTGCAGACATGCACCATCCGTATTACCATGGGGATCTCTTGAGCAAGACGCGAAGCAAATAGCGAATCTCCACGACACTCCAAAACTAAATCACCATAACCGGCGTGAATATAGTCTCCAGCGTAGGATTGGTagggaagaggaggtgaACATCCAGGGCATGGGAGAGATGGGTAGAGGGTTTCTGGGGAGCGAGCAATATCTGATCTTCGCTGAGAAATACGTTCCTGGAGTTTAATATTCCAGTcaactctttcatcttcaggTGTCCCAAGGAGATCATCAAGCATCCCCATATATAGAGCTGTCTGGACGCAATGGCTTGACCCTCTTGTGTTTCCCATCATTACCAGCCCCCATTGGCGATCTGGGAGATACATCGCGGTGGTTCCAAATCCAGTCCAACCACCACTATGCCATATGATGCGTTGCCCGCGGTAGTAATCGATGAACCATCCCAAGGCGTAAGAATGCGGTACTGGGAATGGATTGTTACCGGGGGCTGAAAATGAGATCCGCGGGGTAGTCAGGGTGGTATGCCCAGCCGGACTTATGGGCGGAGACTGCGTCATCATGCACTGCAGCCATTTTGCATAGTCAACAACGTTGCTGATAATAGCTCCCGCCCCTGACACTGCAGGAAAATCAGGCACTGGCTCTTCCACAAACGATTCACTCGCTTCGCTCCATGCGTATCCGCGAGCTAGGACTGTTCCTGACGccttggcttccattgcATCTGTCGGCGTCCAATAGGTGCGGGTCATGCCCAAAGGCTGCCAAATGTTTTGTTTCATGAAATTGCCCAGACTCATTGAGGTCATAGTCTCCATAGCATGCGATACAGTCGAAAACATGTAGCTACTATAGAGATACCGTGTACCTGGTTCTGCAGCTCTAGGGAGATATCTCAACGAGCGGACAACATCTCTTACAGATGCGGATTTCGGCTTGAAGCTAAATTTATGGTCTGGTAAACCGGTCTGATTGCTGAGTGCATCTTCTAGCGTGATACGGGAGGTGATGGAATCATCGTCCAGAGCAAAGTCGTCACCTAAAATTGAAGAGAGCGTTGTTTGCCATGATAAATTCGATGGACAGTGATTGAACGACGAGCGCAAATCCGCGTTATCCACCAGTAAAGAGACGCTAGCAGCAGTGAAAGCCTTGGTAGTGCTAGCAGTAAAAAAGACTGATTCTGGCGTTACAGCAATATCAGGTAATTGTGCAAGTCCATACGCCTAAACTCTGGTTACCTCTGCCGTCATACTCTTGAGAAAATGGCGTACCTTGAAACTGGTCGAGGAGCCTTGAATAAGTCCAATTGCCAGACCGGGAACATGCCATGCATCCATCAACTTTTGAACTTTTTCGTTGAATTCGTCGTTAAAGTATGGACCGCTGGATCGCGAAGGGTCATTTACGTTGTTGCGCTCCATCTGGACGGTGTTGAACGACTTCGAAGTAAAGTGGCCAATGAGTAACCTCGTTAAAAAAACCGCCGCCGCTGTATTAGTGTCCGGTTCTCCGCAGTAAACGTATATCCTTTGGACTGTATCTAGGCTGATGGAAACAGGGGTGCATGTGGTTTAGAGATATATGTATAGTTTCTTTCGACTTTTGTAGAGAGTGTGGCGGAAGTCCACTCCATCATCGGGAGTCCGCATCATAACATGCGTATAGTAATACGACACGGTGGGTACAGCATCCGTCATAAAGGATTCTTCCACATGTTATGAGTCACATTAAAGTAGACGACAATAGTTCCTTATCTCAGCGGTCCTTTTGGAAATTGAACATTATACCAATGGGTGAAATTTTTTTAGTTTAGTTTGGATGTTGGATAGAAAACGAGGAAAGCGAGAAACGGTCACCATACAGCAATAGACAATCCGCACACACCCGCCACACTAAACTCGCCTGGAATGGCGAGCGTATTCTCCTCGTATGTGCGCACACTCATTCTGCTGCGCCAGGGCACCTATACATTGGTCAAGGGGGGTAGATAAGATAATACGGCTTAGACTCGctcgctcttcttttttcgtaGCATAGGCACTGCCGATGCTTCCACGCCAGAATCGTTAAGGAGCTCGCTGTAACCCCGCCGTTTATAGAATTCGGGTACGGCTCCGTCTAAAAAGAGAGGGACGTCGATTTCATCAGCTATTTTGTCCGCTTCTGAAAGAATTGCAGTTGCGCATCCTCGCTTTTGCCAAGTATTTCGAGTGACCAAGGCTTCAACAACTGTATTTACCGGGGAAAAATAATCAGCCGGAGTCCGTTTCAAATTTAAATGACAATGCGATGGACATGGCGAAGGCGTTTTgtttggagagagagacttACACACTCGAGGCTGGTTGCCCATTAGCTTGTTGTGGCGCTTCGTCCATGCGCCGAAGAGTTTATCTAGAACCTCTTGTTTCATACCTCGCTGGAGAGGGATACCCCAGTCGTTCCATACGCTGGTAAAAACATCCCCTGCGGCGATATTGTATACAGTTCCCGTTGCAATTGGATAGCCTGCAGTCAGCTATTAGCTACTTTAATACGTAATACGTTTGCTCGCGTGTTGGCTAACCTTCAGCGTCCCGAACGACTAGCAGCTTGACGCGACTATTATCCGCCTTGAGGAGAGCCTCGAATACATCAGTTGCATACTTTGCCCCGTGGGCATTATGCGGGTAGATGTTGTAATCTCCTTCTGGATTCAGCCCCTCATTGACAAGCTCAATCAGCTCTGGTACATCTGCTACAGTAGCAGGTTCTACTCGAATTTGAGCATCAATCGCCATGTTGACTTGACTTGCTGAGGGAAGAGCCTGCGAGTTTAGAGCGGGGCAAAAAGAGTCGAAAAACCTCTGTCGGTCTCATCGCTCATGCTCGCTCGCTGGTATAGACCATCCTTTAAATACCTACTGGAATGAGGACCCCTCGAAGGATTGCATCGTTCTAGACCTATGACCTTTTGTTATCACTCGTAGCCCATCGCCTCTTAACGCGGTGTTATAGCGGGCTTTGGGGTGGCACTACGGACCAAGTGCGAAGACCTGTGTAAGCGTGCAGCCAATCAGGACGGCGGCTACAAATATCTGCCCGTGCTATTCGTGCGGGACTACCCTCTGGCGGTGCCATTTTACGGGTGCCAGCGTCAGCGCTAGCAGTATTACTCTCGCAACGAGTTTGACTCCGGCTTCTCGGGCTTCAAGTATATGTACCCATGACTGCGGTATCTCTGAGGCGGGCGCGTTCATAACATCAACGACCTAAATGGAGCCATTATAAGACTAACTGAGACGCTTACAGGCCTCGGTTGAAGGCGTATTGATATCATAGCGGCTATGGATTCTACGTATCTTCGGGTTGGTTGTCGAATAATCCTTCAACTTCACCAGCGGTAAATACTGAGTGGTAGTACGCACATTACCCAGCGGACGCAAGCACAATCCAGTCGCAAATCCATACCTCCACGCTGTACAAACTTGTATGCTGTCATCTGTCAAGAAAACTCACTAAATTTGCATGTGGATAGAGCATTGAATCAGGCTATCACGAGATAACATGCTTCTACGAAACATGATACCAAGAGGATGGTAATTCTGCACCTGGAAATTGCAGAGGAATGACACCACTGGCATAGAACATTTCGAATTTTGTTCAAATTGCACGTACATGGCAGTAGCTCATCATGGAAACTACTAGAGAGTAATTATTCGCGTCGACCTAAGACGGCTTGCCACGCCCGGCGCTGATGAATGCTGTCCCACCACCGTTTGACATTTGGGCGGCTATCTATCAGATCGGTTTCGCCAGCTGCAGAGAGTAACTCGCCCCAAGATAAGTGAAATAAGTCAGCCAGTGTGAATTCCTGTTGAACCATGTTAGTAAGATGTATCCTTAAAGCCTCCGTTA contains these protein-coding regions:
- a CDS encoding pectate lyase superfamily protein domain-containing protein; amino-acid sequence: MGFMRSVVLSALALAATCRGVIVPGAEAEPAVEKRASSYWYENIAKQGIAPFAPSGYTVYRNVKDFGAKGDGVTDDTAAINNAILSGGRCGRLCKSSTLTPAIVYFPAGTYLISTPIIDQYYTNIIGDATNLPTIKATANFNGIALIDGDTYYGDNNPNDPNWISTNVFYRQVRNFKLDMTSMPASAPKTYGIHWPTAQATSLQNIQVTMSTASGNQQVGLFVENGSAGFLTDLTFNGGLIGAAVGNQQFTMRNLVFNNCGTAIVSGFTWEWVYQGISINNCGLGIDISTSYSSNQTPPTSNSLIIENLSLNNVPVAVQSTSGATLLAGGTTTIAAWGQGHQYTPNGPTSFQGTIAANARPSSLLSGSKYYTRSKPQYETLPVSSFKSVRSAGATGNAVTDDTAALQNIINSATAAGQIVYFDAGIYRVTSTLKIPPGAKLVGEEYPIILSSGSFFNDQNNPKPVVQVGTPGQTGQVEWSDMIVATQGTQAGAVLIEWNLATSGTPSGMWDVHTRIGGFKGSNLQLAQCPVTAGSTAVNTACIGAYMSMHITSSASNLYMENNWLWTADHDIEDANNSQITIFSGRGLYVESTAGTFWFVGTAVEHHVLYQYQFANTQNIYAGVIQTETPYYQPNPLAPTPFTVNSAINDPNFATSCAGQSGRCAEAWGLRILGSKNVLIYAAGLYSFFENNDGKGCNNGVEPQNCQNNIVDLEGTLTNINIYNLGTVGVVNSITENGNVLAASSANANAFADVIALFRLASGSGGTNPPPPSSTTKGPTTMSTITTSSPPKQTGWSSLGCYSDNVNGRTLANQVQVAGGASAMSVEACETACKAAGYTIAGLEYSGECWCDTKFENGGGPASDGNAQCTMTCSGAPQETCGGPNRLNVYQLATATGAPPPASTGWTSRGCYTDSVNARALTAEGVPNGPTSMTVEACQSICKSLGFVLAGLEFADECYCGNSLANGNTIAPDGNAGCNMNCAGNAAEICGGSNRLSLYSYGSASV
- a CDS encoding beta-lactamase domain-containing protein, whose amino-acid sequence is MERNNVNDPSRSSGPYFNDEFNEKVQKLMDAWHVPGLAIGLIQGSSTSFKAYGLAQLPDIAVTPESVFFTASTTKAFTAASVSLLVDNADLRSSFNHCPSNLSWQTTLSSILGDDFALDDDSITSRITLEDALSNQTGLPDHKFSFKPKSASVRDVVRSLRYLPRAAEPGTRYLYSSYMFSTVSHAMETMTSMSLGNFMKQNIWQPLGMTRTYWTPTDAMEAKASGTVLARGYAWSEASESFVEEPVPDFPAVSGAGAIISNVVDYAKWLQCMMTQSPPISPAGHTTLTTPRISFSAPGNNPFPVPHSYALGWFIDYYRGQRIIWHSGGWTGFGTTAMYLPDRQWGLVMMGNTRGSSHCVQTALYMGMLDDLLGTPEDERVDWNIKLQERISQRRSDIARSPETLYPSLPCPGCSPPLPYQSYAGDYIHAGYGDLVLECRGDSLFASRLAQEIPMVIRMVHVCKESWLATLMTLNEDPRDHLVVRASFKVDADNKVAQVGLDLEPALNGNMIWFTI